Genomic segment of Peptococcaceae bacterium:
TTCCAGGATAAGGGCTATTTCTTTCAAGGTCAGGTCCTCGATTTCTCTTTCTTCCTCAGCCTGGATGCGTATCGTGCCCACCTTGGGTATGGAGCTTACCAGGCCCCTGGCTTCAGCCTCCTTGATCGCCCGGTAGGCCGTACCCTCGCTCACTTCCAGCTCCCTGGCTATCTGGCGGACAGATACCTTGGTATTTATTTCTAGAGACTTTATGTAACGGATAATCTGCTCATGCTTGGTCATGCTGTTGGCCATAGAATCCGCGGTTCCCTTCATCCTCTTCACCTCTGCCCGCTTGCGTTCTCGTTCGCTTTAAGTATATCAGAACAGCCCGCTCGCTACAACATTTTCCCGCCGCCTGTTGTATAATAGAACAATTCAGAGCAGCTTCACCTCGAAGATTCCCCGCAAACCGATTTTTTCCACCCGCTCCTCTATCGCCTGCCGGTCGGTGGAATACAACCCCTGTTTGAGCATGTGCTCAAAATATTTCCCCCCGGAGAAGGTGTAGCGGTTTTTTAACCCTTCCGGCACGCCGAGCATTTCGTTGGCATAAGCGATAATATCTCCCCCGGCCAAAGACCTGGGAAGATTCAGCAGCGGCATGCCCAAAAACAGCCTGGCGCTGTTGTGCCCCGCCAGGGAGCCTGTAACTATCGCTTCGGTATGGCCCACAAACAGCCCGGACTTTTCCCCGGCGCACAGCAGGTTTTTCACGCCCTCCACCTTCATGCCGTTGTCGCGGGGAGCCATCGACAGGTAGCGGATCGAATTGCCCCTGCCTCCCGAATAAGGGTCGGCATACCGGGCGTTCTCCAGCCCCTTAATTTTTCTCAACTTTTCCAGGGGGTAATATGAAGTCATCAATTTGACATAACCGGTGTCCAGGAGGACCACGTTCTCGGCAAATTCTCTCAGGGCGTACTGCTGGCAGACCTTGTAACCGAGTTTTTCGAAACTGACGTCTTCGCCGGGAACAGGCAGAACCGCCACCCCTTCTTTTTCCAGGCACTCAACGATTTCCGGAGCAAGCGATCCCTTGCTCAGCTTGCAAGAACCGCTCATAGCCCCGTACGAGTCGTCGCCGCGCTGTCCCAGAAGGTCTTCGACGCCTGCCCGCCGGCTGATGCTGATCCGGGGGCCGTACGTCGGGCAGCGCAAAATGCACATGGAACAACCGTTGCCGTACCGCAAGCAGTTTCCCATAGGGCCGGTGGAACCTGTTGTTTCAATGAAAACATCGGCCTCCACCCACTCCTCATCAGCAGTTAAAAGACCCTTGATCCTGGAGCCGTCCATTTTAACGTCAACGGCCCTTGTTTCAAATCTCAATTCAATCCCCATGCTCTCCAGCTTCCTGCGGACCATCGGCTCAACCAGGTTCACGTCATAGAGGCTCGCGTGCCTGTGGCCCGGAAAGTCAACATCCTTGTGACGCGCGGCCTGGTCCGTGATCTCGATCAGTTCCGGCGCTCCCAGGAGTTTTATTTCTTCGGCAGCCGTGAACCGCCCGTTGTTTCTCATGATGCCTCCCACGTTTCCCAGGCCGAGCAGCAGGTCGGTTCTTTCAAGAACGGTGACCTCCGCTCCCGCCTTCCTGGCGGTAAGGGCTGCCGCGCAGCCTGACCAGCCTCCGCCAATAACAACAACTTTTGCCATCCTCTTACCTCCCTCCGTAAATATCCACCGGCCCCAGCTGGGTTTTGCACGTCTTGATCCTGCTGCCGTCGGCCAGCCTGGTATGGCAGCTGCCGCAAATCCCTTCGCCGCAGCAGACCCTGGCGTCGTTGGAGCAGGCAAAAAAGGTCCCGGCGCCCATTGAGGCCAGCAGCCTGCCCACTCCCTGGTGGAGTTTTTCCGAACCGCCGGTATAAACTAGCCGCACACCCTCTTCCAGCACCTTTTTCTTGATGTACTCCAGGGTT
This window contains:
- a CDS encoding FAD-dependent oxidoreductase, whose amino-acid sequence is MAKVVVIGGGWSGCAAALTARKAGAEVTVLERTDLLLGLGNVGGIMRNNGRFTAAEEIKLLGAPELIEITDQAARHKDVDFPGHRHASLYDVNLVEPMVRRKLESMGIELRFETRAVDVKMDGSRIKGLLTADEEWVEADVFIETTGSTGPMGNCLRYGNGCSMCILRCPTYGPRISISRRAGVEDLLGQRGDDSYGAMSGSCKLSKGSLAPEIVECLEKEGVAVLPVPGEDVSFEKLGYKVCQQYALREFAENVVLLDTGYVKLMTSYYPLEKLRKIKGLENARYADPYSGGRGNSIRYLSMAPRDNGMKVEGVKNLLCAGEKSGLFVGHTEAIVTGSLAGHNSARLFLGMPLLNLPRSLAGGDIIAYANEMLGVPEGLKNRYTFSGGKYFEHMLKQGLYSTDRQAIEERVEKIGLRGIFEVKLL